A section of the Oryza sativa Japonica Group chromosome 1, ASM3414082v1 genome encodes:
- the LOC4327168 gene encoding uncharacterized protein, whose translation MMEAAPDEEAGLALPEGERILEVTLISAQGLKPPSGLRRRLLQAYAVAWVDAARRLQTRPDRAGGVDPEWHERLLFRVHEAALADDSRAAVTVEIYAAPAGGWHIGGDSLVGSARFLLGDHGLLSRPVGSPSMFAVGVRRPSGRVHGLLNVAASLVAAPPSPAAAHALRSSPAVSLSGLSTAPIPAGRVLRVLNRSFPTPPPSPTVLTTKKQQIAAKPNKKCADKLDVAVKLNNGADDRSDEEREELREMGGVVFCGPCILPLPRKIHISPSDENLQAFASIFSGGVGITRQSPRH comes from the coding sequence AtgatggaggcggcgccggacgAGGAGGCCGGGCTGGCGCTCCCCGAGGGCGAGCGGATTCTGGAGGTCACCCTCATCTCCGCGCAGGGGCTGAAGCCTCCCTccggcctgcggcggcggctgctgcaggCGTACGCCGTGGCGTGGGTGGACGCGGCGCGCAGGCTCCAGACGCGGCCGGACCGCGCGGGCGGGGTCGACCCGGAGTGGCACGAGCGCCTCCTCTTCCGCGTCCACGAGGCCGCGCTCGCCGACgactcccgcgccgccgtcaccgtcgagaTCTACGCCGCGCCCGCCGGCGGCTGGCACATCGGGGGGGACTCCCTGGTCGGCTCCGCCCGGTTCCTGCTCGGCGACCACGGCCTCCTGTCCCGGCCCGTCGGGTCCCCGTCGATGTTCGCCGTCGGTGTGCGCCGCCCCTCCGGCCGCGTCCACGGCCTCCTTAACGTGGCGGCCAGtctcgtcgccgcgccgccgtccccggcaGCTGCCCACGCTCTCCGCTCATCCCCCGCCGTCTCCCTCAGCGGCCTCTCCACGGCGCCCATCCCAGCAGGCCGCGTGCTCCGCGTCCTCAACCGCTCGTTTCCGACGCCCCCACCCTCTCCGACGGTTCTTACGACCAAGAAGCAGCAGATTGCAGCCAAGCCGAACAAGAAGTGCGCTGACAAGCTGGACGTTGCGGTGAAGCTGAACAATGGCGCAGATGATCGGAGCGATGAGGAGCGTGAGGAGTTGAGAGAGATGGGCGGGGTGGTGTTTTGCGGGCCTTGTATCCTACCATTACCAAGAAAGATCCACATAAGCCCCTCTGACGAGAACCTGCAGGCCTTTGCTAGCATCTTCTCCGGCGGAGTTGGCATTACCAGACAGAGCCCTCGCCATTGA
- the LOC4327169 gene encoding F-box/kelch-repeat protein At3g61590, whose amino-acid sequence MLAHLMTDVMEDNSSWTALSIDHIRISAFNFGIVSEDNDEGKEFLLSLDTVVPDDILERIFTFLPIVSMIRSTAVCKRWHDIIYSSRFLWTHMLPQRPWYFMFTSNESAAGYAYDPILRKWYDLELPCIDKSSCFVSSSCGLVCFMDNDSRNAISVSNPITKDCKRILEPPGAKFPDYSTIAIKVDRSSHNYTITLAKCKQVPEDYVRWDFSLYKYDSQSSSWVTAVEEVFIGWRGGDDSVICDGVLYCLIHSTGILGNIEPRHSIIMYDLIAGPSKASLMQSSIPAPCSLTCGRLLNLREKLVLVGGIAKQNRPDIIKGIGIWELHKKQWQEVGRMPHKLFQGFGEFDDVFASSGTDDLVYIQSYGATALLAFDTKQKQWKWSAKCPVSKRFPLQLFTGFCFEPRLDITT is encoded by the coding sequence ATGCTAGCACACTTGATGACTGATGTCATGGAAGATAATTCTTCATGGACAGCTCTTTCTATTGATCACATTAGAATTTCTGCATTCAATTTCGGAATTGTCTCCGAGGATAACGATGAAGGCAAAGAATTTTTGCTTTCATTGGACACTGTTGTTCCTGATGATATCCTGGAGAGAATTTTCACGTTTTTACCTATAGTAAGCATGATAAGGTCAACAGCAGTTTGCAAAAGATGGCATGACATTATCTACTCAAGCAGGTTTCTTTGGACCCACATGTTGCCTCAGAGGCCATGGTACTTTATGTTCACTTCTAATGAAAGTGCTGCTGGGTATGCATATGACCCGATTCTCCGCAAATGGTATGATTTAGAGCTTCCATGCATAGATAAGAGCAGTTGCTTTGTCTCTTCTTCTTGCGGATTAGTTTGTTTCATGGACAATGACAGCAGGAATGCCATTTCTGTATCTAATCCTATCACAAAAGATTGTAAGAGAATTTTGGAGCCCCCTGGTGCAAAGTTTCCAGACTACAGCACAATTGCCATAAAGGTAGATCGTTCCTCTCATAATTACACCATTACATTGGCAAAATGCAAGCAAGTTCCAGAGGATTACGTCCGATGGGATTTCTCTTTATACAAGTATGACTCACAGAGTAGTTCATGGGTGACTGCGGTTGAGGAGGTGTTCATTGGTTGGAGAGGGGGTGATGACAGCGTGATATGTGATGGAGTATTGTACTGTTTAATTCACTCCACAGGCATTCTTGGTAATATTGAACCGCGTCATAGCATTATCATGTATGACCTTATTGCTGGGCCTTCTAAGGCGTCACTAATGCAATCGTCGATCCCAGCACCTTGCTCTCTCACCTGTGGACGTCTGCTTAACTTGAGGGAGAAGCTGGTTCTGGTTGGTGGGATTGCAAAACAGAACAGACCTGACATCATCAAAGGAATTGGAATATGGGAACTTCACAAAAAACAATGGCAAGAGGTAGGTCGAATGCCTCATAAATTATTTCAAGGATTTGGTGAGTTTGATGATGTATTTGCTAGCAGTGGCACAGACGACCTTGTCTACATCCAAAGCTATGGTGCAACTGCTTTGCTTGCTTTCGATACGAAGCAGAAGCAGTGGAAGTGGTCCGCAAAATGCCCTGTGAGCAAAAGATTTCCTCTCCAGCTTTTCACTGGCTTTTGCTTTGAACCTCGGCTTGATATTACCACTTAA